DNA from Musa acuminata AAA Group cultivar baxijiao chromosome BXJ1-5, Cavendish_Baxijiao_AAA, whole genome shotgun sequence:
TCAGTTCTACAAAGTTGGGGAGAAGATGGAGCTGAGGAAAGGGAGGCTGCACATTTGGATTATGGCTCTGACAACAGAGAGAATGCTGTCCTTGAAGCAGTTTCTTGTTTCCCtgattctcttccttcttctattGAAAACATGATGGGTAAAAGCAGGGATGTGTCAGTTGCTATTCATGATGGAGCAGCTAACATTATGAATAGTTTGTTTGTTGTTTCTCAACCTTCATTGAAGTGCTTATCCAAATCAGCCTCTTTGGATTCAGGGGATGGGAAGAAAACTTCTACAGATATCGGTAGTAAGGATTGCACAGGTCATTTGACAGTGAAGATGATTGGACAGGGTGGATTTCAAGATGGTGAGAATAACAGGTGGCCTCCAGCTTGTGTGAGAATGAAATATTCAGGATGGGATCAGTTGCCTGTAGCCTGTGTACATATTGGAGATGGCATGTTGGACACTGGGATTGGCTCTGATAAACAAGATGGTAAAGCTGGTGCTTTGGATGAATCTGGTGCTGATGAATCGGTGGGAAGATCTGGTTTGTCATTCAGGAGAGGCTTCTCATCCCGAGTTGAGAGGCCGATGTCCTCAGATGAGTCACATAGGCAAGATAGTTCTTCTGCTAGAATAACCAGGCGAGATAGTTCTTCTTCTAGAATGACCAGGTAGATTATTTCTAGCTGTTATCTTACTATTTGAATTTGTCAGTTTCTTTTAATTACAAATTTTATAAAGAATCAAATTTGTGTAGTTGATTATGTTGTGATGTTTCCAGATCTGATGATCATGGTGGTCTAAATACGAAAGTTGAAAGGAATATTGGTGCTCCTAAATCAGTTGGGACGGGCAGATCATCTCAGCATCCTCAAAGGATGGTCAGAGACATACATTGCTTTGATGCTTCCAATCATCATCATCCCAAGTGTCCCGGTTCACCTGGTTACTGTGATGCACCTAGTGCTCTACCTGGATCAAGGAatgtggctgcagcagctgctgcaaAGGTGGAGAGTAATGGCTTTGTTGTTGCATATGATGGCACGATAGCTAAGGCAGGTGGTGCTGGAAATGCTGGTCGTGTGGTAAGACAATCTACCAATGCTTCATCACAAAGTAGATGGGGGTCACAAGCTGAGACAGAGCTTGCATGTGGTGTGCAGAGAAGATTCAGAAGTTTAAAGGACATGAGCCCTAACCGGCACTTCAGTGTCAGTAGGAGCCAGGCTGGTAAATATGGTCATGAAATGGCCAGGGACCGGTATTACAGGCTTGTGCCTGATGACAGAATGAACTTATCACCACCTGTGCACCATTCATCTAGGAGATACAGGAGCTTCTCTCCACACAAGGGGCCCCTTTGTCTATCTCGTTCTCGCACTGGATTTCCTTCAAGATCTAGAATTCGATCCCCTCATCTGTGGACATCCCCTAGGAGAAGTGAAATTGGGATGAATAATGTCTTGGGTTATTCCAGGGGCAGCAGGTCTCTCAGAGCCAGAATGGAGAGAATGAGGTCACCCCATTTACAATCTAGCGTTGAGGACCCCATGGTAGGGTATGGCCCCACATCGAGAACCTTTGCTTCCCCATTGCATCATTCAAGTTGGATTGATGAGAGGGATTCATCCAATCACCTCAGGGAGCATGATTACAGGCGGCGATCTAGAAGAAGTCCATATACTAAAGCTTTTACAAACTCGAAGCTTGACTCAGTGCATTCACACGGAAGATCAGAGCCTAATGGTCGCCATCATCATCTGCATTCTGGCAAGATCCCCGAGATCGCTGGTTTGAGTAGAGGATATAAATGTGCTGGAAGTGATGATAGAATGGGATATGGCGATAGGTATCAATCGCTCCGACCTTGGAGCCAAGAAAACACTAATAGCAGTAAAAAGTTCTTCAGGTAAGAGATGGGGGTTCCACACTCATAAATCTGGACCCAAATTCGTATATCAAAGTGTGGGCCCTAGGGTATTTGGTAGGGCCCAATTTTGATCCAGCTTGGGTAGAACCTCAAGAGTTAAATGAAAGAAAGGTCATTTTAATTATAACAGGTGTGCAAACCCTGGTACCTGCTTCAAGTCCTATGCATCAAAGGTTGTGATGCTCGCTTCTGGGCTCTAGTTCATGATCTTGCTTTAATCGCATGAGATCAAAGAGATGGTGAACCCTTTTAAAGTTTGTCTCCTTGGAGAGAAAGGCATCTAGTTTC
Protein-coding regions in this window:
- the LOC135673652 gene encoding uncharacterized protein LOC135673652 isoform X2, coding for MSILAAAACSCEIVSDTLNIGGIVSKGYSYKEELLEGTQGTQSHSLYEDKDRQSESTQDLQENCNIPVEECSAFKPTDDDNLQGSASQKNFTVSLQNDSDEIRSSVSDSRLHWDLNTAMDAWNSNFDAAVVSEPLPTDPACENLSHNEKLADFETFQDRVGNAESTCSTGLGESLENVADLPKDDCALLKSEVWEKPDSCNNNSMTDHDHVKRCCSLPYGDCLLEENVVTASVSLVNSSEETEVVYDQRNSLCSTELVSSVARDILGSLRDATLVIESIDKAKADADSGLMSETETSFCLLPCSGNTSSDFHNDAHNPHLNLVQSIRKPISDEKPNIVASNTESSSDDHSVANAEVEQLIDVSISQIEEHRVLNTDLESGDQSSVLAEKASDVLFDANAISNMVETCRSGEIVHCDDIDVTNGLHAEGSSREVDGSPCLLNGHHQSSLGSFYPDVLCSIITCVGKYEQSTTELKVDNDKCVGSVAPISVSADMTVKEIDVSLVDNAMNTQEAGKSYMDSCVNYSGEVAFNDHIHNYDSDASHLDACQANGMEKVDLLVDEDSQFEDGEFRESVLQSWGEDGAEEREAAHLDYGSDNRENAVLEAVSCFPDSLPSSIENMMGKSRDVSVAIHDGAANIMNSLFVVSQPSLKCLSKSASLDSGDGKKTSTDIGSKDCTGHLTVKMIGQGGFQDGENNRWPPACVRMKYSGWDQLPVACVHIGDGMLDTGIGSDKQDGKAGALDESGADESVGRSGLSFRRGFSSRVERPMSSDESHRQDSSSARITRRDSSSSRMTRSDDHGGLNTKVERNIGAPKSVGTGRSSQHPQRMVRDIHCFDASNHHHPKCPGSPGYCDAPSALPGSRNVAAAAAAKVESNGFVVAYDGTIAKAGGAGNAGRVVRQSTNASSQSRWGSQAETELACGVQRRFRSLKDMSPNRHFSVSRSQAGKYGHEMARDRYYRLVPDDRMNLSPPVHHSSRRYRSFSPHKGPLCLSRSRTGFPSRSRIRSPHLWTSPRRSEIGMNNVLGYSRGSRSLRARMERMRSPHLQSSVEDPMVGYGPTSRTFASPLHHSSWIDERDSSNHLREHDYRRRSRRSPYTKAFTNSKLDSVHSHGRSEPNGRHHHLHSGKIPEIAGLSRGYKCAGSDDRMGYGDRYQSLRPWSQENTNSSKKFFR